GTTGCACTTGAGCCCGGCCACCGCGCGTACCCACGTCAGCCACGCGATGGTGAAACTCGGTGCGCGGGACCGGGCTCAACTTGTGGTCATCGCCTACCGGACAGGGCTGGTCAGCGCGCAACCATAACGTGGAAGCGCCATCGGGCCGGCGGCCGGGACTACCGGGTGTTGGTGGACTCGGGAAGGAAATACGTCCGGATGGTGACCTGGCCGCCCGGTGGCAGCCGGTAGGTGTCCCACCAGATCTCCGAGTCGGTCTGCCAGGACGGGTCGCCCGCCGGTATCCCCTGGACGTCGACCACCTGGAACGGGTTGCCCTGGACGTGAATCGGGTGCTGGACGTCGTCGTCGTTGACGAATGTCCATTCCTCTACCGTGCCGGCGGTGGCGAGGGTGCCGAGCCGGTTCTTCTCGACATGCCGGCCGTCGATCACGATGCGAGGTGTCCCCGTGTCGTGCTCGCTGGGCGTGGTTCCGACGCGCAGCGTGCGGCGGGTCATGATGGGACCGGCCGGAAAGGCCGGCGACTCGACCAGTTGCCTCGGTAGCCGGTTGAAGACCGGTCTACCCTCGACCGTCATCGTGGCCAGCAGGGCGGTTGGCTGGGCTGATCCGGGGTGGCGGGTGTTGTAGGCCTCGGCGTAGACGCGATACCGTCCCGGCTTGGTGGCGCGGATCAGGAGTTCGGCGCGGTTGCCCGGGCTGAGCATGATCGACTGTGCCGGGCGGGTGTGTGTGAACGGTATCCCGTCCTGCCCGATCTGGTGGAGTGTGTGTCCCTCGACGTGCAACCACATCTCGCGGTGCGGTTCGGCATTGAGGATTCGCCAGCGCTGGATTTCGCCCGGCTGGATGTCGATGTCGGGAAGGACCTGGCCGTTCACGGTAGCGGTGAGCGCCGTCGGCATGCTCGGCCGGGGAGCCAGTCGATGCGTTCCATCGGCCGGCGGTGGTGGGGGCGGC
This sequence is a window from Phytoactinopolyspora mesophila. Protein-coding genes within it:
- a CDS encoding multicopper oxidase family protein produces the protein MAITTNSRRTGTPKRPQALDFVPPPRSGATALENPRSVYTGIPAVGQPLQEIAVVQSMGGVLEYTLPPTDISASEHTVPSQIVRVSCGDRVRLRAESPSATGPGQQHTYTVPADHPAGLHWPHPRFHASSTRRSWLGLPGVVVVEGDIDQVPGIAGARDRIMILRGSTYEAAGATAPPPPPPPADGTHRLAPRPSMPTALTATVNGQVLPDIDIQPGEIQRWRILNAEPHREMWLHVEGHTLHQIGQDGIPFTHTRPAQSIMLSPGNRAELLIRATKPGRYRVYAEAYNTRHPGSAQPTALLATMTVEGRPVFNRLPRQLVESPAFPAGPIMTRRTLRVGTTPSEHDTGTPRIVIDGRHVEKNRLGTLATAGTVEEWTFVNDDDVQHPIHVQGNPFQVVDVQGIPAGDPSWQTDSEIWWDTYRLPPGGQVTIRTYFLPESTNTR